One genomic region from Mesorhizobium terrae encodes:
- a CDS encoding metallopeptidase family protein yields MARIYKTRTWHGELSPSLEEMELLALEAYAHLPEEFRKLTGEIVIQMAEFPTDEIMDDLSLETPFDLLGLFEGRGIAERWNPATGEGPNRITLYRRAVLDYWAENEETLGDIVTHVLIHEIGHHFGLSDDDMERIEAAVE; encoded by the coding sequence ATGGCCCGCATCTACAAGACCCGCACCTGGCATGGGGAGCTTTCACCCTCCCTGGAGGAAATGGAGCTCCTGGCGCTGGAAGCCTATGCGCATCTGCCGGAAGAATTCCGCAAGCTGACCGGCGAGATCGTCATCCAGATGGCCGAGTTCCCGACCGACGAGATCATGGACGACCTGTCGCTGGAGACGCCGTTCGACCTGCTTGGCCTGTTCGAGGGGCGCGGCATCGCCGAACGCTGGAACCCGGCGACCGGCGAAGGGCCGAACCGCATCACGCTCTATCGCCGCGCCGTCCTCGACTACTGGGCCGAGAACGAGGAGACACTGGGCGACATCGTCACCCATGTGCTGATCCACGAGATCGGCCATCATTTTGGCCTCTCCGACGACGACATGGAGCGGATCGAGGCGGCCGTCGAATAG
- a CDS encoding DUF1737 domain-containing protein, with protein MRLYRFLTAVDDATFCHKVTAALNKGWHLYGSPTYAYDKKEKAMRCGQAVVKDIDGQDYVPGETKLSDW; from the coding sequence ATGCGACTTTACCGTTTTCTCACCGCCGTCGACGACGCCACCTTCTGCCATAAGGTGACAGCGGCGCTGAACAAGGGCTGGCACCTCTATGGCTCGCCGACCTATGCCTACGACAAAAAAGAAAAGGCGATGCGCTGCGGCCAGGCCGTGGTGAAGGACATAGACGGCCAGGACTATGTTCCCGGCGAGACCAAGCTGAGCGACTGGTGA
- a CDS encoding HpcH/HpaI aldolase/citrate lyase family protein, producing MVEISYRPRRSVLYIPAANERALAKIPALTCDAVIIDLEDAVASGEKASARDRLGAIFADRPKRRCEMVVRINRLGGESGPDDLAAALACRPDGILLPKIDTPRDILEAGDALDEADMPDEVKLWAMIETPKALINIAAIAELGRDPASRLACLVAGTNDLIKETGIQATPDRRYLMPWLMQMVLAARAGGIALLDGVYNDFHDSAGFLRECADAAAMGFDGKTLIHPTQIEAANAAFSPSPRALAEARAVVEAFGRPENAGKSVIALEGRMVERLHLAQAEKLLAKATSIGA from the coding sequence ATGGTTGAGATTTCCTATCGTCCGCGCCGCTCCGTGCTCTACATTCCCGCCGCGAACGAGCGGGCACTGGCCAAGATCCCGGCCCTTACCTGCGATGCGGTCATCATCGATCTGGAGGACGCCGTCGCTTCCGGCGAGAAGGCTTCGGCGCGTGACAGGCTGGGCGCGATCTTCGCCGACCGCCCAAAGCGACGCTGCGAAATGGTGGTGCGCATCAACCGCCTTGGCGGCGAAAGCGGCCCGGATGATCTGGCCGCGGCCCTTGCTTGCCGGCCCGACGGCATTCTCCTGCCCAAGATCGATACGCCGCGCGACATCCTGGAAGCCGGCGATGCCCTCGACGAGGCCGACATGCCCGACGAGGTCAAGTTGTGGGCGATGATCGAGACGCCCAAGGCGCTGATCAACATCGCCGCCATCGCCGAGCTTGGCCGCGATCCCGCCTCGCGGCTCGCCTGCCTGGTCGCCGGCACCAACGACCTGATCAAGGAGACCGGCATCCAGGCGACGCCGGACCGACGCTATCTGATGCCATGGCTGATGCAGATGGTGCTGGCCGCGCGCGCCGGCGGCATCGCGCTGCTCGACGGCGTCTACAATGATTTCCACGATTCGGCCGGCTTCCTGCGCGAATGCGCCGACGCTGCGGCCATGGGCTTCGACGGCAAGACGCTGATCCATCCTACGCAGATCGAGGCCGCCAATGCCGCCTTCTCGCCGTCGCCGCGGGCGCTGGCCGAGGCCCGCGCCGTTGTCGAGGCCTTCGGCAGGCCGGAGAACGCCGGAAAAAGCGTGATCGCGCTGGAAGGCCGGATGGTCGAGCGGCTGCACCTCGCCCAGGCCGAAAAATTGCTGGCGAAAGCCACAAGCATCGGCGCATGA
- a CDS encoding NAD(P)/FAD-dependent oxidoreductase produces MAQYDIVIIGGAIVGASVAYYLREEGFTGSIALIERDPQFAHAATTLSCASIRQQFSIPENIRLSQFTLKLFRRLKEEFGTDADIGFREGGYLILAGENGLPILKANHDVQVAEGADIVLEDVEALTRRFAWLSAEGITAGAYGRSGEGWFDAHAYLQLFRKALRTKSVDLITASVTAIARDNGRVQSVTLDNGETLQAGIVVNAAGPNAGKVSAMAGLELPVEPRKRSVFVFEARERYEDLPLLVDPSGIYVRPEGSVYITGGAEPEEGETAADPTDFEPDWSLFEETIWPVLATRIPAFEAIKMTRAWAGHYDYNTLDQNAVIGPHPEVSNFIFANGFSGHGLQQAPAVGKALAELIMHGGYRSIDCSAFGYARVAQGRPFRELNVI; encoded by the coding sequence ATGGCGCAATACGACATCGTGATCATCGGCGGGGCCATCGTCGGCGCCTCGGTTGCCTATTACCTCCGCGAGGAAGGGTTCACCGGCTCCATCGCGCTGATCGAGCGCGATCCGCAATTTGCCCATGCGGCGACGACGCTGTCCTGCGCCTCCATCCGCCAGCAGTTCTCGATCCCTGAAAACATCCGCCTGTCGCAGTTCACGCTGAAGCTGTTCCGGCGGCTCAAGGAAGAATTCGGCACCGATGCCGATATCGGCTTCCGCGAAGGCGGCTATCTGATCCTGGCCGGCGAGAACGGCCTGCCGATCCTGAAGGCCAACCACGACGTGCAGGTGGCGGAAGGCGCCGACATCGTCCTGGAGGACGTCGAGGCGCTGACGCGTCGTTTCGCCTGGTTGTCGGCGGAGGGCATCACCGCCGGCGCCTATGGCCGCTCCGGCGAGGGCTGGTTCGACGCGCACGCCTATCTGCAGCTGTTCCGCAAGGCGTTGCGGACCAAGTCGGTCGACCTGATCACGGCCTCGGTCACCGCCATTGCTCGCGACAACGGCCGCGTCCAGTCGGTGACGCTCGACAATGGCGAGACGCTGCAGGCCGGTATCGTCGTCAACGCCGCAGGTCCGAATGCCGGCAAGGTCTCGGCCATGGCCGGGCTCGAACTGCCGGTGGAGCCGCGCAAGCGTTCGGTCTTCGTGTTCGAGGCCCGCGAGCGCTACGAGGATCTGCCGCTGCTGGTCGACCCGAGCGGCATCTATGTACGGCCGGAAGGTTCGGTCTACATCACCGGCGGCGCCGAGCCGGAGGAGGGCGAAACCGCCGCCGACCCGACCGATTTCGAGCCGGACTGGTCGCTGTTCGAGGAGACGATCTGGCCGGTGCTCGCTACCCGCATCCCGGCTTTCGAGGCGATCAAGATGACACGCGCCTGGGCTGGCCATTACGACTACAACACGCTCGACCAGAACGCGGTGATCGGCCCGCACCCTGAAGTGTCGAACTTCATCTTCGCCAACGGTTTTTCCGGCCATGGCCTGCAGCAGGCGCCGGCGGTGGGCAAGGCGCTGGCCGAACTCATCATGCATGGCGGCTACCGCAGCATCGACTGTTCGGCCTTCGGCTATGCGCGCGTGGCGCAAGGGCGGCCGTTCCGCGAGCTCAACGTGATCTGA
- a CDS encoding aspartate-semialdehyde dehydrogenase, with protein MGFKVAVIGATGNVGREMLNILEERGFPVSEVVAIASRRSQGTEVSFGDKTLKVKALEGYDFSDTDIAIMSAGGNISKEWSPKIGKQGCVVIDNSSAFRYDPEVPLIVPEVNPDAISGFTRKNIIANPNCSTAQLVVALKPLHDAATIKRIVVATYQSVSGAGKEGMDELFTQTRAVFVADPVEAKKFTKRIAFNVIPHIDVFMEDGSTKEEWKMVAETKKMLDPKIKLTATCVRVPVFIGHSEAVNVEFEKPITADEARDILREAPGCLVIDKREDGGYITPIESAGEDATYISRIREDSTLDNALNMWIVSDNLRKGAALNAVQIAELLVERGLIQPKKKAA; from the coding sequence ATGGGTTTCAAGGTTGCGGTAATCGGCGCCACGGGCAATGTGGGTCGTGAAATGCTGAACATCCTGGAAGAGCGCGGCTTTCCGGTGAGCGAAGTGGTAGCGATCGCCTCGCGGCGCAGCCAGGGCACCGAAGTGTCCTTCGGCGACAAGACGCTGAAGGTGAAGGCGCTGGAAGGTTACGACTTCTCCGACACCGACATCGCCATCATGTCGGCCGGCGGCAACATCTCGAAGGAATGGTCGCCCAAGATCGGCAAGCAGGGCTGCGTCGTCATCGATAATTCCTCGGCGTTCCGCTACGATCCGGAAGTGCCGCTGATCGTGCCGGAAGTGAACCCGGACGCGATTTCCGGTTTCACCAGGAAGAACATCATCGCCAACCCGAACTGCTCGACCGCCCAGCTGGTGGTGGCGCTGAAGCCGCTGCATGACGCGGCCACCATCAAGCGCATCGTGGTGGCGACCTACCAGTCGGTGTCGGGCGCCGGCAAGGAAGGCATGGACGAACTGTTCACGCAGACCCGCGCCGTCTTCGTCGCCGACCCGGTCGAGGCCAAGAAGTTCACCAAGCGCATCGCCTTCAACGTCATCCCGCATATCGACGTCTTCATGGAAGACGGTTCCACCAAGGAAGAGTGGAAGATGGTGGCCGAGACCAAGAAGATGCTCGACCCCAAGATCAAGCTGACCGCGACCTGCGTGCGCGTGCCGGTGTTCATCGGCCATTCGGAAGCGGTGAATGTCGAGTTCGAAAAGCCGATCACCGCCGACGAGGCGCGCGATATCCTGCGCGAGGCGCCGGGCTGCCTGGTCATCGACAAGCGCGAGGACGGCGGCTACATCACGCCGATCGAGTCCGCCGGCGAGGACGCCACCTACATCTCGCGCATCCGCGAAGACTCCACGCTCGATAACGCCCTCAACATGTGGATCGTCTCCGACAATCTGCGCAAGGGTGCGGCGCTCAACGCCGTGCAGATCGCCGAGCTGCTGGTCGAACGCGGCCTGATCCAGCCGAAGAAGAAGGCGGCTTAA
- a CDS encoding DNA adenine methylase, which produces MGIHDEFAAVTPVHPPAPYIGGKRKLAARLVQQIGAVPHRTYAEVFVGMGGVFFRRQKQPRAEVINDRNGEVANLFRILQRHYPQFMDTLRWQLTGRREFERLQASNAASLTDLERAGRFLYLQKTAFGGKVAGQSFGVDPSSSASFNLTRLEPLLAEVHERLAGVTIECLDWLPFIDRYDRAETLFYLDPPYFGSERDYGATLFGREQFEVMAERLSRLKGRFILSINDVPAIRKIFAAFDQDEVQLNYTVGGGKGRPARELIITPR; this is translated from the coding sequence ATGGGCATTCACGATGAGTTCGCAGCGGTCACACCAGTTCATCCGCCAGCACCTTACATCGGTGGCAAACGGAAGCTGGCAGCGCGTCTAGTCCAACAGATCGGCGCTGTTCCTCATCGCACCTATGCCGAGGTCTTTGTCGGCATGGGCGGCGTCTTCTTCAGGCGGCAGAAGCAGCCGAGAGCCGAAGTCATCAATGATCGCAACGGAGAGGTCGCCAACCTCTTTCGGATCCTCCAACGGCACTATCCGCAGTTCATGGACACGCTGCGATGGCAATTGACCGGCCGACGCGAGTTTGAGCGTCTGCAGGCGAGCAACGCCGCCTCGTTGACCGACCTGGAGCGCGCCGGCCGGTTCCTTTACCTTCAAAAGACGGCATTCGGCGGCAAGGTCGCTGGCCAAAGTTTCGGCGTCGATCCCAGTTCGTCGGCAAGCTTCAACCTCACACGCCTGGAGCCCCTGCTTGCGGAGGTTCATGAACGGCTTGCTGGTGTCACCATTGAGTGCCTGGATTGGCTTCCCTTCATTGATCGCTACGATCGCGCTGAGACCCTCTTCTATCTCGATCCGCCGTATTTCGGATCGGAACGTGACTATGGCGCAACCCTGTTTGGCCGGGAGCAGTTCGAGGTGATGGCCGAGCGCCTTTCACGCCTGAAGGGTCGCTTCATCCTCTCCATCAACGACGTGCCTGCTATCCGCAAGATCTTCGCGGCGTTCGACCAGGATGAGGTTCAGCTGAACTATACGGTAGGCGGGGGAAAGGGTCGGCCTGCGCGGGAGTTGATCATAACCCCGCGATGA
- a CDS encoding DUF4376 domain-containing protein, translating into MATIEITRDDLVVIAPQLPAGVVYDGSHLEIADADAENVEALIDDIANLRSAALKSSLLVYAADKRWRVETGGIVVGGMSVATDDRSKLMITGARVKADKDAAFTTNWKTPAGFVEIDAATIIAISNAVLDHVDASFAIEGAVLAGIEAGTITTQAQIDAADWP; encoded by the coding sequence ATGGCCACGATTGAAATCACCCGAGACGACCTTGTCGTCATAGCGCCACAACTGCCGGCTGGCGTCGTCTATGACGGCAGTCATCTGGAGATCGCAGATGCCGACGCCGAAAACGTCGAGGCGCTGATCGATGACATCGCCAATCTCCGATCGGCTGCTCTGAAAAGCTCGCTGCTGGTTTATGCGGCCGACAAACGCTGGCGTGTGGAAACGGGCGGCATCGTTGTCGGTGGGATGTCGGTGGCGACCGACGACAGGTCCAAGCTCATGATCACCGGAGCCCGCGTGAAGGCGGACAAGGATGCGGCCTTCACGACGAATTGGAAGACGCCGGCGGGATTTGTCGAGATCGACGCAGCCACCATCATTGCCATCAGCAATGCGGTCCTCGATCACGTCGACGCCTCCTTTGCCATCGAGGGCGCAGTTCTAGCTGGCATCGAGGCTGGCACCATCACCACGCAGGCACAGATCGATGCGGCCGACTGGCCTTAG
- a CDS encoding YmfQ family protein produces MSRTVPTILGSLIGKLPIGWVLAFRGGVLDALLDALAHPLADAEAEAEALMREIDPRTAVRLLPDFERVLGPDPCGRDLGNRTVEQRQRQAHQRWTARGGQSVSYFVETAARLGAAIEVEEFWPSKAGVLRAGQPLVAEGEQFTWRVKLALISQWWFRAGQNVAGDPLGGYAPSDIECELRRLKPAHTQLVFIYL; encoded by the coding sequence GTGAGCAGAACCGTTCCCACCATCCTTGGCAGTTTGATTGGCAAGCTACCGATCGGTTGGGTGCTTGCCTTCCGGGGCGGCGTGCTGGACGCGCTGCTTGACGCGTTGGCGCATCCGCTCGCGGATGCCGAGGCCGAGGCCGAAGCGCTGATGCGGGAGATCGACCCGCGCACTGCCGTTCGGCTGCTGCCGGACTTCGAACGCGTGCTCGGCCCGGATCCGTGCGGCCGCGATCTTGGCAACCGGACTGTGGAACAGCGCCAGCGCCAGGCGCACCAACGTTGGACCGCGCGTGGAGGGCAGAGTGTCTCCTATTTTGTCGAGACTGCTGCCCGCCTCGGGGCCGCGATCGAGGTCGAAGAGTTCTGGCCGTCGAAGGCCGGCGTCTTGCGAGCGGGCCAGCCGTTGGTCGCTGAAGGCGAGCAATTTACCTGGCGCGTGAAGCTCGCCCTGATTTCCCAATGGTGGTTCCGCGCTGGCCAGAACGTCGCTGGAGATCCGCTCGGCGGATACGCACCCAGCGACATCGAATGCGAACTGCGCAGGCTCAAGCCAGCCCACACCCAGCTTGTCTTTATCTATCTCTAG
- a CDS encoding baseplate J/gp47 family protein → MFAILGRAVAMEMRGIHDHIAWWSRQYFPDTAEDEFADRHASIWGVEKRLATFAVGSVLVEGVAGTPLPADLEFAASDGVTVKSTAVTAIGAGGTVSIPVVALVRGPAGNIAAGIRLRTAAPFPEISRATVGAAGLAGGSPEETARELSAATINRIRQPPHGGAGFDYPEWLREAFDVRAVAVVTDWIGRGSVGVVVAMKDGLFGKAPTAGEQTAMLAHLGAPGSSTGVRPVTANVVVVPAVTHSLPITVRTRPDTVAIRAAVSEAYQRFVATIGDAEDTQNAGPIGARIEPSRISEALSAAAGEYAHDLLVPAAPFTLARDHYPVPGEITFVAPL, encoded by the coding sequence ATGTTCGCGATCCTCGGCAGGGCTGTCGCCATGGAAATGCGCGGTATTCACGATCACATCGCATGGTGGAGCCGCCAGTATTTTCCCGACACCGCAGAAGACGAGTTCGCTGATCGACACGCCTCAATCTGGGGTGTCGAAAAGCGGCTGGCGACCTTTGCTGTCGGCAGCGTGCTTGTGGAAGGTGTTGCCGGCACGCCCTTACCCGCAGACCTGGAATTTGCCGCCTCCGATGGCGTCACGGTTAAATCCACGGCCGTGACCGCCATAGGTGCTGGTGGCACCGTCTCGATCCCCGTCGTCGCCTTGGTTCGTGGGCCGGCAGGCAACATCGCTGCTGGCATCCGGCTACGAACGGCTGCTCCATTTCCCGAGATCAGCCGTGCGACGGTGGGCGCTGCCGGTTTGGCGGGCGGCTCGCCCGAGGAAACGGCGCGCGAACTGAGCGCCGCAACGATCAACCGTATCCGACAGCCGCCTCATGGTGGTGCCGGTTTCGACTATCCCGAATGGCTGCGCGAAGCGTTCGACGTGCGCGCCGTCGCGGTTGTTACCGACTGGATCGGCCGTGGGTCGGTCGGTGTTGTGGTGGCAATGAAGGACGGTCTTTTCGGCAAGGCACCGACAGCTGGTGAGCAAACCGCGATGCTCGCCCATCTCGGCGCTCCCGGCTCGTCAACAGGCGTGCGTCCGGTAACCGCCAATGTGGTGGTGGTCCCGGCCGTTACCCATTCGCTCCCGATCACCGTACGCACCCGACCCGACACGGTAGCCATTCGAGCCGCCGTCAGCGAAGCCTATCAGCGCTTCGTCGCGACGATCGGTGACGCGGAGGATACTCAGAACGCCGGGCCGATCGGGGCACGGATCGAGCCGTCGCGGATCTCGGAAGCTCTTTCGGCCGCTGCGGGCGAATACGCGCATGACCTGCTCGTGCCGGCTGCACCCTTCACGCTTGCCCGCGATCACTATCCGGTGCCTGGCGAAATCACATTCGTGGCGCCGCTGTGA
- a CDS encoding phage GP46 family protein produces the protein MFFDLALTYNPSTRRCDLAVGDDGDLVIDETSITPVLLSIGLDRRASPDDPLPQARSEFLTSAFAERRGWAGDALDPRGERVGSRLWLLDRAKETETTRLLFQFWLEEALAWAEPETGNPAELDVSWVRPQTLGYRILVADAALSISGGR, from the coding sequence ATGTTCTTCGATCTCGCGCTGACCTACAATCCGTCGACGCGCCGCTGCGATCTCGCGGTCGGCGACGATGGCGATCTGGTCATCGACGAAACCTCCATCACGCCAGTACTGCTGTCGATAGGCCTGGATCGCCGCGCGTCGCCGGACGATCCGCTACCCCAGGCTCGTTCCGAATTCCTGACCTCGGCATTCGCGGAGCGTCGCGGCTGGGCCGGTGATGCGCTGGATCCACGGGGCGAGCGTGTTGGCTCGCGTCTCTGGCTGCTCGACAGGGCAAAGGAGACCGAAACCACGCGGCTCTTGTTTCAGTTTTGGCTGGAAGAGGCGCTGGCCTGGGCTGAACCGGAGACTGGCAATCCGGCCGAGCTGGATGTTTCGTGGGTGCGCCCGCAAACGCTCGGCTATCGCATCCTGGTAGCCGACGCCGCGCTCTCGATTTCGGGAGGCCGCTGA
- a CDS encoding PAAR domain-containing protein, whose protein sequence is MGDTSDHGGAVVSSNTKWPCEGALIARKGDMFSCPIPGHGVNPIVTGSGKWKCEGMPIARQGDKTACGASLISGASKWDCA, encoded by the coding sequence TTGGGTGACACCTCAGATCATGGTGGCGCGGTTGTCTCCTCCAACACAAAATGGCCCTGCGAAGGAGCGCTGATCGCCCGCAAGGGTGACATGTTCAGCTGCCCGATACCTGGCCATGGGGTCAACCCGATCGTCACCGGCTCGGGCAAATGGAAATGCGAAGGCATGCCGATCGCGCGCCAGGGCGACAAGACGGCATGCGGCGCCAGCCTGATATCCGGCGCCAGCAAATGGGATTGCGCGTAA
- a CDS encoding phage baseplate assembly protein, with product MDKETADKMRGMIRRSVLKNVRDDGETQRCSVEVADGIWRDDVEILQPFGFASSVPEDGALAIVLSVGSDEGDLVVLPVANPSKRMGGLKPGEVGMYNGHGDKMVMKAGGAIEMGSGASITLKSAAGHLE from the coding sequence ATGGACAAGGAAACCGCCGACAAGATGCGCGGCATGATCCGCCGATCGGTGCTGAAGAATGTTCGCGACGACGGCGAGACCCAGCGCTGCTCGGTTGAAGTCGCCGACGGCATCTGGCGCGACGATGTCGAGATCCTGCAACCGTTCGGCTTTGCCTCGTCGGTGCCGGAGGATGGCGCGCTGGCGATCGTGCTGTCGGTCGGCAGCGATGAAGGCGACCTGGTCGTCTTGCCTGTCGCCAACCCTTCGAAGCGCATGGGCGGCCTGAAGCCTGGCGAGGTCGGCATGTACAATGGGCATGGCGACAAGATGGTCATGAAAGCGGGCGGCGCGATCGAGATGGGCAGCGGCGCCAGCATCACGCTCAAGTCGGCTGCGGGGCACCTCGAATAA
- a CDS encoding phage baseplate assembly protein codes for MSLTLQINGVLYEEWTRAEVTRNLKDFSGSFSFTLRDGVRSISTFDYASPRAIFRVRPGMEVKCLADGALVLHGYIKKVEPNIDEEHAEVSISGEDKAGDLIDCAAVPEGPGEFTNIKLEDAVKRIVAPFGLNVRTEIDTGKPFPRYALDLGETGHSAIEKGARQRHALVMSDGVGGVVITRTGAKRAPADLTLPGNVKGSRATFSHEGRHSKTIVRGQSEKASGDRDSRSAALTPGTEPADPGNRQPSDGSAYERERRGTATTGRATDPEIERYRPIVHLARTQADEQSANDEADWRMRTARANAEEANYRVHGYSVGGRVWRVNEMTFVSDAFQGIERDMLISTVTFRKDESGEETELTVTSPEAYDKKASGSRRKNLKGKKSVGTGKLDGTAEKL; via the coding sequence ATGAGCCTCACGTTGCAGATTAACGGCGTCCTCTATGAGGAATGGACCAGGGCCGAGGTCACCCGGAACCTGAAGGATTTTTCGGGGTCGTTTTCCTTCACACTCCGCGATGGCGTGCGCTCGATCTCGACTTTCGATTATGCATCGCCTCGGGCGATCTTCAGGGTACGGCCTGGAATGGAAGTGAAGTGTCTCGCTGACGGCGCCCTCGTCCTGCACGGCTACATCAAGAAGGTCGAGCCCAATATCGACGAGGAGCATGCGGAGGTCAGCATATCCGGGGAGGACAAGGCCGGCGACTTGATCGATTGCGCTGCCGTGCCCGAGGGGCCAGGCGAGTTCACCAACATAAAGCTGGAAGATGCCGTCAAGCGCATCGTCGCGCCATTCGGTTTGAACGTGCGGACCGAGATCGACACAGGCAAGCCCTTTCCCCGCTACGCGCTGGATCTCGGTGAGACGGGACACTCCGCAATCGAGAAAGGCGCGCGCCAGCGGCACGCCCTGGTGATGAGCGATGGCGTCGGCGGTGTTGTCATCACACGCACAGGTGCCAAGCGAGCGCCGGCCGATCTCACTCTGCCGGGCAATGTGAAGGGGTCACGCGCGACCTTCAGCCACGAGGGCCGTCACTCTAAGACGATCGTGCGCGGTCAGAGCGAGAAAGCCAGCGGTGATCGCGATAGTCGCTCGGCAGCGCTGACGCCAGGGACCGAGCCGGCCGATCCGGGAAATCGTCAACCCAGCGACGGATCCGCGTACGAGCGCGAGCGGCGTGGGACAGCCACCACAGGACGAGCGACGGACCCGGAGATCGAGCGCTACCGCCCGATCGTTCACTTGGCCCGTACACAGGCCGACGAACAGTCCGCCAATGACGAGGCTGACTGGCGCATGCGGACCGCCCGAGCAAATGCCGAAGAGGCCAACTATCGCGTTCACGGCTATTCGGTCGGTGGCCGCGTCTGGCGTGTCAATGAGATGACGTTCGTCTCCGACGCATTCCAGGGCATCGAGCGCGACATGCTGATTTCGACGGTGACGTTTCGGAAGGACGAAAGCGGTGAGGAAACCGAACTGACCGTCACGTCGCCGGAGGCCTACGACAAGAAGGCGTCGGGCTCGCGCCGCAAGAACCTCAAGGGCAAGAAGAGCGTCGGTACCGGCAAGCTCGACGGAACTGCGGAGAAACTGTGA
- a CDS encoding DNA circularization N-terminal domain-containing protein codes for MIFDSVAHVLPGCLPASFRGIGFFVPDTSTEAGRRVAEHLFPGTDRAAYDDLGLHPAATSIDGVLVGDDYVAQARTLRAAFERPGPGTLIHPWWGVMTVILGEPAEISFSSSELRVARFTASFKLARTGFNGFLNSTAATLLGAALNFASTLTALGSSPASRTISRVQDLATQRSTRLLKSEWLTLPAGSAAAVVRSALPGSMPAGPAAFTNAAMAVTDTVVQQLQGNDDAAVSPAAEAPVPIAPVTPAQIVDLFIGASQRFTVQHAEAPSTTDSVLLLTAAGDPLGKAVGLSVQIEHASREDALALRGRLVGAIDGFTDALAGIEDMQFTAVTTAASRAAGDLRAAVIADINEAIGRLPSLIVRTYDTETDAFAVANDLYGDRPETIEAGYRSLVERNRPRHPAMLQAGRVEALK; via the coding sequence ATGATCTTCGACAGCGTCGCTCACGTTCTTCCGGGCTGCTTGCCCGCGTCCTTTCGCGGCATCGGCTTCTTCGTGCCGGACACTTCGACCGAAGCCGGTCGCAGGGTGGCGGAGCACTTGTTCCCAGGCACCGACCGTGCAGCCTATGACGATCTCGGCTTGCATCCAGCCGCCACCTCGATCGACGGCGTGCTGGTCGGCGATGACTATGTCGCCCAGGCGCGCACCCTGCGGGCCGCTTTCGAGCGTCCAGGTCCAGGCACGCTGATCCACCCCTGGTGGGGCGTCATGACCGTCATCCTGGGCGAGCCGGCCGAGATCTCGTTCTCATCGAGCGAGTTGCGGGTTGCGCGCTTCACCGCTTCCTTCAAACTGGCTCGAACCGGCTTCAACGGGTTCTTGAATTCCACTGCCGCCACTCTCCTCGGCGCGGCGTTGAACTTCGCGTCGACCCTCACAGCGTTGGGCAGCTCGCCGGCCAGCCGAACGATCTCGCGCGTTCAGGATCTCGCGACGCAGCGCTCAACCAGGCTGCTCAAGAGCGAGTGGCTCACCCTGCCGGCAGGAAGTGCCGCTGCCGTCGTTCGATCCGCCTTGCCGGGGTCGATGCCGGCCGGGCCGGCTGCGTTCACCAATGCGGCTATGGCGGTGACCGATACCGTTGTGCAGCAGCTGCAGGGCAATGACGATGCCGCCGTTTCGCCAGCAGCGGAGGCCCCAGTGCCGATTGCACCCGTGACGCCGGCACAGATCGTCGACCTGTTCATCGGCGCGTCACAGCGGTTCACTGTCCAGCACGCCGAGGCGCCTTCGACCACGGATAGCGTGCTGTTGCTCACCGCTGCAGGCGACCCACTGGGGAAAGCGGTCGGTCTCTCGGTCCAGATCGAGCATGCCAGCCGGGAGGATGCCCTGGCTTTGCGCGGCAGGCTGGTCGGCGCGATCGACGGCTTTACCGACGCGCTGGCCGGCATCGAGGACATGCAGTTTACGGCTGTCACGACCGCCGCCAGTCGCGCAGCCGGCGACCTGCGGGCCGCCGTGATCGCGGATATCAACGAGGCGATCGGCCGGCTGCCGTCCCTGATCGTGCGCACATACGATACCGAGACGGATGCCTTCGCGGTGGCCAACGATCTCTATGGCGACCGACCGGAGACGATCGAGGCCGGCTATCGCTCCCTGGTCGAGCGCAACCGACCGAGGCATCCGGCGATGTTGCAAGCCGGACGCGTCGAGGCGCTCAAATGA